The Oncorhynchus tshawytscha isolate Ot180627B linkage group LG32, Otsh_v2.0, whole genome shotgun sequence genome includes a region encoding these proteins:
- the LOC112237710 gene encoding dispanin subfamily A member 2b, which produces MDQPPPYQPEFVPMKGNKYMRLEDTHGAPKFQHTVVLGQPQPVVPHPRDHIIWSLCSLVYGNPFCLGMLAVYFSIKSRDRKMVGDLEGARKHGKTACCFNTVTLTLVILGLLFFFITYGIIIYQVTH; this is translated from the exons ATGGATCAACCACCACCGTACCAGCCAGAGTTTGTCCCAATGAAAGGAAATAAGTACATGCGTCTTGAAGACACTCACGGAGCGCCCAAGTTCCAACATACCGTCGTCTTGGGACAGCCACAGCCCGTTGTACCTCATCCCAGGGATCACATTATCTGGTCACTTTGCAGTCTCGTGTATGGCAACCCATTCTGTCTCGGAATGTTAGCGGTGTATTTCTCTATAAAG TCCAGGGACAGGAAGATGGTTGGAGACTTGGAGGGAGCAAGAAAACACGGGAAGACTGCATGCTGCTTTAATACTGTGACCCTGACTTTGGTAATCCTCGGGCTGCTCTTCTTCTTCATCACCTATGGTATCATCATCTACCAAGTTACACACTGA
- the LOC121841617 gene encoding dispanin subfamily A member 2b-like, which translates to MDQPPLYQPEFVPMKGNKYMRLEDTHGAPKFQHTVVLGQPQPVVPHPRDHIIWSLCSLVYGNPFCLGMLAVYFSIKSRDRKMVGDLEGARKHGKTACCFNTVTLTLVILGLLFFFITYGIIIYQVTH; encoded by the exons ATGGATCAACCACCACTGTACCAGCCAGAGTTTGTCCCAATGAAAGGAAATAAGTACATGCGTCTTGAAGACACTCACGGAGCGCCCAAGTTCCAACATACCGTCGTCTTGGGACAGCCACAGCCCGTTGTACCTCATCCCAGGGATCACATTATCTGGTCACTTTGCAGCCTCGTGTATGGCAACCCATTCTGTCTCGGAATGTTAGCGGTGTATTTCTCTATAAAG TCCAGGGACAGGAAGATGGTTGGAGACTTGGAGGGAGCAAGAAAACACGGGAAGACTGCATGCTGCTTTAATACTGTGACCCTGACTTTGGTAATCCTCGGGCTGCTCTTCTTCTTCATCACCTATGGTATCATCATCTACCAAGTTACACACTGA
- the LOC112265063 gene encoding dispanin subfamily A member 2b yields the protein MDQSPPYQSEFVPMKGNKYMRLEDTHGAPKFQHTVVLGQPQPVVPHPRDHIIWSLCSLVYGNPFCLGMLAVYFSIKSRDRKMVGDLEGARKHGKTACCFNTVTLTLVILGLLFFFITYGIIIYQVTH from the exons ATGGATCAATCACCACCGTACCAGTCAGAGTTTGTCCCAATGAAAGGAAATAAGTACATGCGTCTTGAAGACACTCACGGAGCGCCCAAGTTCCAACATACCGTCGTATTGGGACAGCCACAGCCCGTTGTACCTCATCCCAGGGATCACATTATCTGGTCACTTTGCAGCCTCGTGTATGGCAACCCATTCTGTCTCGGAATGTTAGCGGTGTATTTCTCCATAAAG TCCAGGGACAGGAAGATGGTTGGAGACTTGGAGGGAGCAAGAAAACACGGGAAGACTGCATGCTGCTTTAATACTGTGACCCTGACTTTGGTAATCCTCGGGCTGCTCTTCTTCTTCATCACCTATGGTATCATCATCTACCAAGTTACACACTGA